The Desmospora profundinema genome includes a region encoding these proteins:
- a CDS encoding poly-gamma-glutamate hydrolase family protein — protein sequence MGDRYRNYQELSGREREGVDYRVETVIHGERFFALAAIHGGGIERGTSELAEAVAGKEWNLYRFEGMKPPGENRNLHLTSTRFDEPRLADVLCLSRRVVGIHGARGEDPVCFIGGRDLESAEAIASQLRAWGMAVRWAPSSMAGTHRRNICNRGQDEIGVQLELTTSLRRSFFHDFSHRGRRETATPAFYRFAGGLRRALAKVAAAIPDR from the coding sequence ATGGGAGACCGCTACCGAAACTATCAGGAGTTGTCCGGCCGGGAGCGGGAGGGAGTGGATTACCGGGTGGAGACGGTGATTCACGGAGAACGCTTTTTTGCGTTGGCGGCCATTCACGGCGGCGGCATTGAACGGGGCACTTCGGAGTTGGCGGAAGCGGTCGCGGGGAAAGAATGGAATTTATATCGGTTTGAAGGAATGAAGCCTCCTGGGGAAAACCGAAACCTGCATCTGACTTCTACCCGGTTTGATGAACCGCGGCTGGCCGATGTGCTGTGCCTTTCTCGACGCGTGGTCGGGATTCACGGAGCCCGCGGGGAAGACCCGGTCTGTTTCATCGGGGGCCGGGACTTGGAATCGGCGGAAGCCATCGCCAGCCAGCTTCGCGCATGGGGAATGGCCGTCCGATGGGCCCCTTCTTCCATGGCCGGTACGCACCGCCGCAATATTTGCAACCGGGGTCAAGATGAAATCGGAGTGCAGCTGGAACTGACCACATCGTTGCGCCGTTCCTTTTTTCACGACTTCAGCCACAGGGGCAGGCGTGAGACGGCCACCCCGGCTTTTTACCGATTTGCCGGTGGCCTTCGCCGGGCGCTGGCGAAAGTGGCCGCGGCCATTCCGGATCGGTGA
- a CDS encoding DUF1002 domain-containing protein codes for MKRLQGYGIFSLIVSLAFGLFAFPLAASAETSNTVVTLGADLSQEQRQAMLDEMKLDSSVDTIDVSIDDIRQYLGKGTSGGTPSGANNKAYSSASITLTEEGNGIRVQAKNVTRVTEQMYANALVTAGVKDADVYVTSPEPVTGTAALTGIMMAFEKASDQTISQEQREVANEEMMQTSELGEKLGDPDKAAEFMNQVKDEIAKQQPKSEEEVRNIIINVAGDLNINLNDQDIQNITNVMYKFSQLNIDWDALGNQLNKLKDALSSEEAQGFFEELWAWLAELFESLKSAFSS; via the coding sequence ATGAAACGTTTACAAGGCTACGGCATTTTTTCGCTCATCGTCTCTCTCGCTTTCGGTTTGTTCGCCTTCCCGCTGGCAGCATCGGCGGAAACCAGCAATACGGTTGTCACGCTGGGGGCGGATTTGAGTCAAGAGCAGCGCCAGGCCATGCTAGATGAGATGAAACTGGATTCCAGCGTGGACACGATTGACGTCAGTATCGATGACATCCGTCAATACTTAGGAAAAGGCACCTCGGGCGGCACCCCTTCCGGAGCCAATAACAAAGCATACTCTTCCGCCAGCATCACCCTGACGGAAGAGGGCAATGGAATCCGGGTTCAAGCCAAAAACGTCACGCGCGTGACGGAACAGATGTATGCCAATGCGTTGGTTACCGCAGGAGTAAAAGATGCGGACGTGTATGTCACTTCCCCGGAACCGGTAACCGGCACCGCCGCTCTCACCGGGATCATGATGGCTTTCGAAAAAGCATCGGATCAAACCATCAGCCAGGAACAGCGGGAAGTGGCCAACGAAGAGATGATGCAAACCTCCGAACTGGGTGAAAAGCTGGGAGATCCGGACAAAGCCGCCGAGTTCATGAACCAAGTAAAAGATGAAATCGCCAAGCAGCAACCGAAAAGCGAAGAAGAGGTACGCAATATCATCATTAATGTCGCCGGAGATCTGAATATCAATCTGAACGATCAGGACATCCAGAATATCACCAATGTCATGTATAAATTCTCTCAGCTCAACATCGATTGGGATGCACTCGGCAACCAGCTGAACAAACTGAAAGACGCACTCAGTTCAGAGGAAGCTCAGGGCTTTTTCGAGGAACTGTGGGCATGGCTGGCGGAACTGTTTGAATCCCTGAAATCCGCGTTCTCCAGCTGA
- the msrA gene encoding peptide-methionine (S)-S-oxide reductase MsrA — protein MERATFGAGCFWGVEEEFRRVKGVTSTAVGYMGGSTENPTYEEVCSDETGHAEVVDLTFDPSVVSYRELLQTFWENHNPTTLNRQGPDVGTQYRSVVFYHTPEQREQAEKSKRELEASGKWKDPVVTQIVPAAPFYRAEEYHQRYLQKRGQSTCGI, from the coding sequence ATGGAACGAGCTACCTTTGGAGCCGGTTGTTTTTGGGGAGTGGAAGAAGAATTCCGCCGAGTGAAAGGAGTCACCTCCACTGCTGTCGGATATATGGGGGGAAGCACCGAAAACCCCACTTATGAAGAAGTATGCTCGGATGAGACAGGACATGCCGAAGTCGTGGACCTCACCTTTGATCCCTCCGTGGTGTCGTATCGGGAACTGCTGCAAACTTTTTGGGAGAACCATAATCCCACCACGTTGAACCGGCAAGGTCCGGATGTGGGCACCCAATACCGTTCGGTGGTGTTTTATCACACGCCGGAGCAGCGGGAGCAGGCGGAAAAGTCCAAACGGGAGCTGGAAGCATCGGGTAAATGGAAAGATCCCGTCGTCACACAAATCGTCCCCGCCGCCCCCTTCTACCGGGCGGAAGAATATCATCAGCGCTACCTGCAAAAGCGCGGACAATCCACCTGCGGAATCTGA
- a CDS encoding ArsR/SmtB family transcription factor, with product MEYDRLAECYKALADKTRLRILALLKEEALCVGELVSILGMTQPAVSQHVRKLARAGLVKERRQGQWIYYSLHGEGLPVYPSVLEHLPNASGDIERLKREGKKGVCE from the coding sequence ATGGAATACGATCGGCTGGCAGAATGTTATAAGGCCTTGGCAGACAAGACCAGGTTGCGCATCTTGGCGCTTCTGAAAGAAGAAGCTCTGTGTGTAGGTGAACTGGTCTCCATCCTGGGTATGACCCAGCCGGCGGTTTCCCAGCATGTGCGCAAGCTTGCCCGCGCCGGTTTGGTGAAGGAACGACGCCAGGGGCAGTGGATCTATTATTCCCTCCACGGGGAGGGGCTTCCTGTTTATCCGTCTGTATTGGAACACTTGCCCAACGCGAGTGGGGACATCGAACGGCTCAAACGGGAGGGCAAAAAAGGGGTCTGCGAATGA
- the trxB gene encoding thioredoxin-disulfide reductase yields MHKVIILGTGPAGLTAAIYLARANMNPLVVEGPEPGGQLTTTTDVENFPGFPDGILGPELMDNMRKQAERFGAEFKRGWVTDVDLSERPFRIQVDSLGELKAESLVISTGASAKLLGIPGEKENMGQGVSTCATCDGFFYRGKKIIVVGGGDSAMEEANFLTKFATEVTVVHRRDELRASKIMQDRAKENEKIHWAMNRTPVEVVTKEGGGVKGLKVHNKETGEEEILEADGIFVAIGHHPNTGFLNGQVKTDDLGYIQVEPGTTKTSVEGVFACGDVQDHIYRQAITAAGTGCMAAMDCEKYLEGSAAVDWSQAL; encoded by the coding sequence ATGCATAAAGTGATCATTCTCGGAACCGGCCCGGCAGGACTGACAGCCGCGATCTACCTGGCACGGGCAAACATGAACCCGTTGGTGGTGGAGGGGCCGGAACCGGGGGGACAGTTGACCACCACCACAGATGTGGAAAATTTCCCCGGCTTTCCTGACGGGATTCTCGGTCCGGAGTTAATGGATAATATGCGCAAGCAGGCCGAGCGCTTCGGGGCGGAGTTTAAGCGCGGCTGGGTAACGGATGTGGATCTTTCCGAGCGCCCTTTCCGCATTCAGGTAGATAGTTTAGGTGAACTGAAAGCCGAATCCCTGGTCATCTCCACCGGTGCCTCCGCTAAGCTCCTGGGTATTCCCGGTGAAAAGGAAAATATGGGGCAGGGTGTCAGCACCTGTGCCACCTGTGACGGCTTTTTCTACCGCGGCAAAAAGATCATCGTAGTCGGCGGCGGGGATTCGGCTATGGAAGAAGCCAACTTCCTGACCAAGTTTGCTACGGAAGTAACTGTGGTGCACCGCCGGGATGAGCTGCGCGCCTCTAAGATCATGCAGGATCGGGCAAAGGAGAATGAAAAGATCCACTGGGCGATGAACCGTACTCCGGTGGAAGTGGTCACCAAGGAAGGCGGCGGTGTCAAAGGTCTCAAAGTGCATAACAAGGAGACCGGCGAAGAGGAGATCCTGGAAGCGGACGGGATTTTCGTCGCCATCGGGCATCATCCCAATACCGGTTTCCTGAACGGGCAAGTGAAGACGGACGATCTGGGATATATCCAAGTGGAACCCGGAACGACCAAAACCAGTGTGGAGGGGGTCTTTGCCTGCGGCGATGTACAGGACCATATCTATCGCCAAGCCATCACTGCAGCCGGCACCGGTTGCATGGCGGCCATGGATTGCGAGAAGTACCTGGAAGGATCGGCCGCAGTCGATTGGAGCCAGGCACTCTAA
- a CDS encoding phytoene desaturase family protein produces the protein MKPYDVVVVGGGVSGLAASVYLAQEGYSVVVLEKSDQLGGRAITVKKGGALFNLGGHALYREGEAYQILGELGVMLPGGVPDTKGMAIWKNRLYPIPSGPLSFLTSPLLSAYGKMDFVRFLIRLNRTDPQTLALMSLQEWAEKEIRDPMARHLFYAICRIVTYSNDRSRLPADVVYKQLTQSLKGGVFYVDGGWQTIVRGLRNQAVQLGVSIRNRHSVTSIEPMEEKLRIRLTDGGTMEAPTVLTTVGPEQTYRMVKEADRTALGLWKQKARPLMAACLDLGLKRLPKPNHHLAIGLDQPIFFTNHSRASSLSEDGTIVVHLIQYLDEEIGNPKANERQLEQIMDLLHPGWRNEVVARQYLPQIAVMNDMPRVGERMLFGPTVPEVPGLYIAGDGAGHGEMLADAALASAKRAALEILQKRPVHGSHTKDGMDSLGYRNVVSLS, from the coding sequence ATGAAACCCTATGACGTAGTGGTGGTTGGTGGAGGCGTTTCGGGGTTGGCTGCATCGGTTTATTTGGCTCAAGAGGGTTATTCCGTGGTTGTGTTGGAAAAATCGGATCAGCTTGGCGGCCGAGCCATCACGGTGAAAAAAGGCGGGGCGTTGTTCAATCTGGGGGGACATGCGTTATACCGGGAAGGAGAAGCGTATCAAATTTTGGGTGAATTGGGTGTCATGCTTCCGGGAGGCGTACCGGATACAAAGGGAATGGCCATATGGAAAAACCGTTTATATCCGATTCCATCCGGCCCGTTATCGTTTTTGACTTCCCCATTGCTGTCCGCATACGGAAAAATGGATTTCGTCCGTTTTCTCATCCGGTTGAATCGAACCGATCCCCAAACTCTCGCCCTAATGAGTTTACAGGAGTGGGCGGAAAAGGAAATCCGTGATCCGATGGCTCGTCATCTCTTTTATGCGATTTGCCGGATTGTGACGTATTCTAACGATCGGTCCCGCCTGCCTGCCGACGTGGTTTACAAACAGTTGACGCAATCATTGAAAGGCGGGGTCTTCTATGTGGACGGGGGGTGGCAAACGATTGTCCGCGGATTGCGGAATCAAGCAGTACAGCTTGGAGTCTCCATCCGTAACCGCCATTCCGTTACCAGTATTGAACCGATGGAAGAAAAGCTTCGCATCCGTCTGACAGACGGTGGAACGATGGAAGCCCCCACTGTTCTTACAACCGTCGGACCGGAGCAAACGTACCGGATGGTAAAAGAAGCGGATCGAACGGCGTTGGGGCTATGGAAGCAAAAAGCTCGTCCGCTGATGGCTGCCTGTCTGGATCTGGGACTGAAGCGGCTGCCCAAACCCAATCATCACTTGGCGATCGGGCTGGACCAGCCGATTTTCTTCACCAATCATTCCAGAGCGTCGTCCTTGAGTGAGGACGGAACCATCGTTGTCCATCTTATTCAATATCTCGATGAAGAAATCGGCAACCCGAAAGCGAACGAACGGCAACTGGAACAAATCATGGATTTGCTGCATCCCGGATGGCGGAACGAAGTTGTTGCGAGACAGTACCTGCCGCAAATCGCCGTGATGAACGATATGCCCAGGGTGGGTGAACGGATGCTCTTCGGGCCGACCGTACCGGAAGTGCCCGGTCTCTACATTGCTGGGGACGGGGCAGGGCATGGTGAGATGCTGGCCGACGCGGCACTTGCCAGTGCCAAACGGGCCGCTCTTGAAATCCTGCAAAAGCGTCCGGTTCATGGATCTCATACCAAAGATGGGATGGATTCACTTGGATATAGAAACGTTGTATCGCTCTCATAA
- a CDS encoding RNA polymerase sigma-70 factor translates to MDIETLYRSHKPLLFSLAYRMLGSVMDAEDIVQEAFLSLDDVPPEKIRNVKAYLCKIVTNRSIDRLRSASKLREQYVGPWLPEPLVFETDEQDDPFQQYLRKESISTAYLLLLEQLTWTERVVFLLREVLHYDYEEIAEIVNKSSANCRKIFSRAKKSLGYEPDRSEFPDLKNHPLVERFNHALTTGNTTQLLEFLSADAVLFTDGGGKVKSALRPIFGADRITRFFTGIRPSAPADLSCQIRWVNGQPGIVARVGGQLQGVFSFDIVKGRIRSIYLVTNPDKLTCLS, encoded by the coding sequence TTGGATATAGAAACGTTGTATCGCTCTCATAAGCCCTTGCTGTTTTCCCTCGCTTATCGCATGTTGGGAAGCGTGATGGATGCAGAGGATATCGTTCAGGAAGCGTTCCTTTCCCTCGACGATGTCCCTCCGGAAAAGATTCGCAACGTAAAAGCTTATCTGTGTAAAATCGTCACCAACCGCTCGATCGATCGGCTGCGATCGGCCAGTAAACTGCGTGAGCAATATGTGGGTCCGTGGCTGCCGGAACCGTTAGTCTTCGAAACGGATGAACAGGATGACCCGTTTCAACAATATCTCCGCAAGGAGTCGATTTCGACGGCCTACCTGCTTTTGTTGGAGCAGTTGACATGGACGGAGCGGGTGGTGTTCTTACTGCGTGAAGTGCTTCACTACGATTATGAGGAGATCGCGGAAATCGTAAACAAAAGCAGTGCCAATTGCAGGAAAATTTTTAGCCGGGCTAAGAAAAGCCTCGGCTATGAGCCGGATCGGAGCGAATTTCCCGACTTGAAAAACCATCCGTTGGTGGAGCGGTTTAATCACGCCCTTACGACGGGGAATACCACGCAGCTGTTGGAATTCTTGTCGGCCGATGCGGTTCTGTTTACGGATGGTGGAGGAAAAGTGAAATCCGCCCTTCGTCCCATTTTTGGAGCGGATCGGATTACCCGCTTTTTCACGGGAATTCGTCCTTCCGCCCCTGCGGATCTGTCTTGTCAGATCCGATGGGTAAACGGACAGCCGGGGATTGTAGCCCGCGTAGGCGGTCAGCTTCAAGGGGTTTTCTCATTTGATATCGTAAAAGGTCGCATTCGCTCCATCTATCTGGTGACCAACCCTGACAAGCTCACTTGCCTGTCGTGA
- a CDS encoding 1,4-dihydroxy-2-naphthoate polyprenyltransferase, which produces MEQSQPAQTGWKVWWQLLRPHTLTASFVPVLIGTTLAIPHTEIHLPLLAAMLVASILIQAATNMFNEYYDYKRGLDTADSVGIGGAIVRYGIAPRTVMAIAVGFCIAAVVLGIYICMESTWWLAAIGTVCIAAGYFYTGGPVPIAYTPFGELTAGLFMGVVIIQIAFFIQTEQLTWFSMLASFPAAVLVGAILMANNIRDRVGDEQNGRRTLAILLGHERAVRFLTGMFATAYLWVLLLILAKAAPGWLLLVILSLPKAVQASRGFHGKTRNTEMMPAMKATAQLNTQFGFLMALGLFLGYTL; this is translated from the coding sequence TTGGAACAATCACAACCGGCACAAACCGGGTGGAAGGTGTGGTGGCAACTCCTGCGTCCACACACCCTAACCGCTTCCTTTGTGCCCGTCCTGATCGGCACCACCCTGGCCATCCCGCACACGGAGATTCATCTTCCGCTGCTGGCGGCCATGCTGGTCGCCTCCATCCTGATTCAGGCGGCCACCAATATGTTCAATGAATATTACGATTACAAACGGGGGCTGGATACGGCAGATTCCGTGGGGATCGGAGGGGCCATCGTCCGGTACGGGATCGCCCCCCGGACGGTGATGGCCATCGCTGTCGGGTTTTGCATCGCCGCTGTGGTGCTGGGCATCTACATCTGTATGGAAAGCACATGGTGGCTGGCTGCAATTGGAACGGTCTGTATCGCCGCCGGTTACTTTTACACCGGAGGGCCGGTCCCCATCGCCTACACCCCCTTCGGGGAACTGACGGCGGGACTTTTTATGGGCGTTGTCATTATTCAGATCGCCTTTTTCATTCAAACGGAGCAGCTGACCTGGTTCAGCATGCTCGCCTCCTTCCCCGCCGCCGTGCTCGTGGGAGCCATCCTGATGGCCAACAATATCCGGGATCGAGTGGGGGATGAGCAGAACGGCCGACGCACCCTGGCCATCCTGCTGGGACATGAACGAGCGGTTCGTTTTCTGACGGGCATGTTCGCCACCGCCTATCTCTGGGTCCTTCTTCTGATTCTGGCCAAAGCCGCCCCCGGATGGCTACTGTTGGTCATTCTCAGTCTTCCCAAGGCGGTTCAAGCCTCCAGGGGCTTTCACGGCAAGACACGCAATACGGAAATGATGCCGGCGATGAAAGCCACCGCCCAGCTGAACACTCAATTCGGCTTCTTGATGGCTTTGGGATTGTTTTTGGGATACACTCTGTGA
- a CDS encoding isochorismate synthase: MSTIKQLEGWAGWGQAMALAHQHGQSVLASRTLRVEQVDPLAFFAAGADARGGERGVFADPDGSLILVGVGVCDRIESQDRSRGRFAEVEREWRRRLDRLVTEGPQIRGTGPLLMGGFSFDPEQSGTEPWNAYASASFVLPAFLLTVRPDGCWLTVNRWVSPGENGEETAREWEREQAELLKSARRVRHWEWPAEWETEEVAPLHWKETVRRSAADIRQNALRKVVLARQLRLKASRPFVPEPTLAHLHREQSNSYLFAFERGSACFMGASPERLVKREGDRLYSTCIAGTIRRSGDQEEDRRLGAQLLHDPKNREEHAVVVDMIRAAFQQECRTIEIPEAPSLYTVRNMHHLYTPVTGHARPGSSLLSVVGGMHPTPAVGGFPQADAVAMIREREGMDRGWYASPVGWIDQRGDGEFVVAIRSGLLREETAILFSGCGIVGDSDPDSEYEETRIKFQPMLSALKGAGEG, translated from the coding sequence GTGTCGACGATAAAACAATTGGAGGGTTGGGCGGGTTGGGGCCAGGCGATGGCTCTGGCGCATCAACACGGACAGTCTGTGCTGGCCAGCCGCACCCTACGGGTGGAACAGGTGGATCCCTTGGCTTTCTTCGCGGCAGGTGCGGATGCTCGCGGCGGAGAGCGGGGGGTGTTCGCCGATCCGGACGGGAGCCTCATCCTGGTAGGGGTGGGAGTTTGTGACCGGATTGAATCCCAGGATCGATCCCGGGGACGTTTTGCGGAAGTGGAACGGGAGTGGCGTCGCCGTTTGGACCGGCTGGTGACGGAAGGGCCTCAGATCAGGGGAACGGGTCCGCTGCTGATGGGTGGATTTTCCTTTGATCCGGAACAGTCAGGGACCGAACCGTGGAACGCATATGCCTCGGCCTCTTTTGTGCTCCCGGCTTTTTTGCTCACGGTCCGGCCGGACGGATGTTGGCTGACAGTCAATCGATGGGTCAGTCCAGGGGAAAACGGTGAAGAGACGGCTCGGGAATGGGAACGGGAACAGGCGGAACTGTTGAAGAGTGCCCGGCGTGTTCGCCATTGGGAATGGCCTGCCGAGTGGGAGACGGAAGAAGTGGCACCCCTTCACTGGAAGGAGACGGTCCGCCGATCCGCTGCCGATATTCGTCAAAATGCCCTGCGTAAGGTGGTGTTGGCGCGGCAGCTCCGTCTGAAAGCATCCCGCCCCTTTGTACCGGAGCCCACACTGGCCCATCTGCACCGGGAACAATCAAACAGCTATCTGTTTGCGTTTGAACGGGGATCCGCCTGTTTTATGGGAGCCTCTCCGGAACGGTTGGTCAAACGGGAAGGGGATCGCCTGTATTCCACCTGTATCGCCGGTACGATCCGCCGCAGCGGGGACCAGGAGGAAGACCGGCGGCTGGGTGCTCAGCTCCTTCACGACCCCAAAAACCGAGAGGAACACGCGGTGGTGGTGGACATGATCCGTGCGGCGTTCCAACAAGAATGCCGGACCATCGAGATTCCGGAAGCCCCTTCGTTGTATACGGTGCGCAATATGCATCATTTGTACACGCCGGTGACGGGACATGCCCGCCCGGGAAGCTCGCTGTTGTCCGTCGTGGGCGGCATGCATCCCACTCCCGCTGTGGGTGGATTTCCTCAGGCCGATGCCGTCGCCATGATTCGGGAGCGGGAGGGGATGGATCGCGGCTGGTATGCGTCTCCTGTCGGTTGGATCGACCAGAGGGGGGACGGGGAATTTGTGGTGGCTATTCGTTCCGGTCTGCTGAGGGAAGAAACCGCCATCCTCTTTTCCGGATGTGGAATCGTCGGTGATTCGGATCCCGACAGCGAATATGAGGAAACCCGGATTAAATTTCAGCCCATGCTGTCGGCATTGAAGGGGGCGGGTGAGGGATGA
- the menD gene encoding 2-succinyl-5-enolpyruvyl-6-hydroxy-3-cyclohexene-1-carboxylic-acid synthase produces the protein MSGDQTLAAYVGAFVDELAKSGLRHAVVSPGSRSTPLALALEAHPDLRVWLHVDERSAGYFALGLAKAEGKPAALLCTSGTAAANYFPAVVEAKLARVPLVVLTADRPHELRDVGAPQAIDQLGMFGTHVKWFTEMAIPDAGVSLLRYIRATACRAVAVAGGGPMGPVHLNFPFREPLVPDLSSPDWYQKGERAAAYIQVVEEPRQVSRKEANRLAEVCSGKRGLIVCGPQDDPQLPDALEELAGATGFPVLADPLSGLRRAGQGEAVLDGYDAFLRAPEARTSLVPEVVLRFGAMPVSKTLTQYLTAYAEVPQMVVDSGEGWRDPALVAAGMIYADPVSLARKVAAAIKEPAPDAWFRTWRKLNQSARETMEREREREELSEGRVIPELVDLLPEGSLLFVGNSMPVRDLDSFFLRPGKTLRTLANRGANGIDGVVSTALGASVAHDRTVLVVGDLSFYHDLNGLLAAKLHRLDVTVVVIHNDGGGIFSYLPQAQGDPGSFERLFGTPIGLDYEPAVRMFGGVFSRVESWGAFREAVGRSLEQGGFHVVEVPTDRAANVTMHRERWDQVAADVGRFFREEGSRWS, from the coding sequence ATGAGCGGGGATCAGACGTTGGCGGCTTATGTGGGCGCGTTCGTGGATGAACTGGCCAAAAGCGGATTGCGCCATGCGGTGGTCAGCCCTGGTTCGCGCTCCACGCCTTTGGCACTGGCCTTGGAGGCTCACCCGGACCTGCGGGTTTGGCTGCATGTGGATGAACGCTCGGCCGGCTATTTCGCTTTGGGATTGGCCAAAGCGGAGGGGAAGCCGGCTGCTTTGCTGTGCACATCGGGAACGGCGGCGGCCAACTACTTTCCCGCCGTCGTGGAAGCCAAACTGGCCCGGGTCCCCCTGGTGGTGCTTACGGCGGATCGTCCCCACGAATTGCGGGATGTGGGGGCGCCGCAAGCGATCGACCAACTGGGGATGTTCGGCACCCATGTCAAGTGGTTTACGGAGATGGCGATCCCTGACGCAGGCGTCTCCCTGCTGCGTTACATACGGGCCACCGCCTGCCGCGCCGTCGCTGTTGCCGGGGGAGGTCCAATGGGGCCGGTCCATCTCAATTTTCCTTTTCGCGAACCGCTGGTACCGGATCTTTCTTCCCCGGACTGGTATCAAAAGGGGGAACGGGCCGCCGCCTATATACAGGTGGTGGAGGAACCGCGGCAGGTGTCGAGGAAAGAAGCGAACCGTCTGGCGGAGGTTTGCAGCGGCAAGCGGGGCCTGATCGTCTGCGGTCCCCAGGATGATCCGCAGCTGCCCGACGCCCTGGAGGAGTTGGCCGGTGCCACCGGTTTTCCGGTGCTGGCGGATCCGCTTTCCGGTCTGCGGCGTGCCGGCCAAGGGGAGGCCGTTTTGGACGGGTATGATGCTTTCCTGCGTGCGCCGGAAGCCCGTACATCCTTGGTGCCGGAGGTGGTGCTCCGATTTGGGGCGATGCCGGTCTCCAAGACGTTGACCCAGTATCTTACAGCTTATGCCGAGGTTCCCCAGATGGTGGTGGATTCCGGTGAAGGCTGGCGGGATCCGGCTTTGGTTGCAGCGGGGATGATTTATGCGGATCCGGTGTCGCTGGCACGGAAGGTGGCGGCTGCGATCAAAGAACCGGCTCCCGATGCATGGTTTCGCACTTGGCGGAAGCTGAATCAATCGGCCCGGGAGACGATGGAGCGGGAACGGGAGCGGGAAGAATTGTCCGAAGGTCGGGTAATCCCGGAGTTGGTCGACCTGTTGCCGGAGGGGAGTCTCCTCTTTGTCGGAAACAGCATGCCGGTACGGGATCTGGACAGTTTTTTCCTGCGTCCGGGGAAAACGCTTCGGACTCTGGCCAACCGGGGGGCCAACGGTATCGATGGCGTGGTTTCCACTGCCTTGGGTGCTTCCGTCGCCCATGATCGGACGGTACTGGTGGTGGGGGATCTCTCCTTTTACCACGACCTGAACGGTCTTTTGGCCGCCAAACTGCACCGGCTGGATGTCACGGTGGTGGTCATACACAACGACGGGGGCGGGATATTTTCCTACCTGCCGCAAGCACAGGGGGATCCCGGGTCGTTTGAACGGTTGTTCGGCACCCCGATCGGTCTGGATTACGAACCGGCCGTCCGTATGTTCGGGGGGGTGTTCAGCCGGGTGGAATCCTGGGGAGCGTTCCGGGAAGCAGTGGGCCGTTCCTTGGAACAGGGAGGATTTCACGTCGTCGAAGTACCGACGGATCGGGCCGCCAATGTGACCATGCACCGCGAACGGTGGGACCAGGTGGCTGCGGATGTGGGTCGCTTTTTCCGGGAGGAGGGATCCCGATGGAGCTGA